Genomic DNA from Peribacillus simplex NBRC 15720 = DSM 1321:
GAATGTTGAAATGATTATATTTAGGTTAGATAATGTAAACATATGAAAACAAAAAGAACGCACATTTTAGACATATCTAAATATGTGCGTTCTTTAATTATTGAACTAACGCTCCTGTAAGTGAAATATTGTATGCTACACTTTTTTCGTAGATGTACTTGAGCTTGATAAATCAGTATATTATCTCCTGTGTCAACTATATGGGCTTTTTTCCAACCACTGTCTACACAAGAGGGGATAATATCAATAACAGGAAGCTAACGCTACTACAACTTTTTATTTATCTATCCTCGTAAGCAGTAAACAGCACTCCACATGCATGAAATTTAGATGTTTTTTTTCCAAAGAATTAGACCTAATTGTTACTCGATTCTTTCATTAAATTTACCTTAGGTATATTCAATAGTTGGCGAAGCTCGTTGGATAATGTCGTTCTTGTTTCATCACTCACTATATAATACCATATATCACCATACATCCCTCCATCACCTGGGATCTCTATTTGTTTAATATGATTAGCAGCGCTTTTATAGGAGTGTTGTATAGCAATCATTTGATCCATTGTTAAATTGGTTTGAACATTTTTTTCCAGTGCTTTTAATATCTTTTGATAGTTAGCTAATGAAGTTAATTGGGACCCTTCATGAATGACTTGCTCAATGACCTCACGTTGTCGCTGTTGCCTACCAAAGTCACCGTGTGGATCTTCTTTTCTCATCCGAGCATATACAAGAGCCACTTTGCCATCGATATGTTGTTTTCCTTTCTGTATGTGCACTCCTTCAAGGGTAAAATCAAACGTATTATTCACTGTAACACCGCCAACCGCATCGACGATATCCTTAAATCCTTCCATATTCACTTTTACATAATAATTGATAGGTATATTTAAGAACTGTTCTACTGCTTTGACAGACCCTTCAATTCCACCATATGCATAAGCAGCATTTATTTTGTTATACGTATTTTTTATAGGAATGAATGCTCTTGTATCACGAGGAATGCTCACCATTGCTGTTTTTTTTGTTTCCGGATTAACAGTGATGACAATCATTGAGTCTGACCGACCGACATCACCAGATCGT
This window encodes:
- a CDS encoding LCP family protein, producing MENSKSEKQIKWRKFTFIGMVLLLLIGGSFGYSIYRVVAKSVDHIYKPLHGESSKQQPLSTHDPITILLLGVDERSGDVGRSDSMIVITVNPETKKTAMVSIPRDTRAFIPIKNTYNKINAAYAYGGIEGSVKAVEQFLNIPINYYVKVNMEGFKDIVDAVGGVTVNNTFDFTLEGVHIQKGKQHIDGKVALVYARMRKEDPHGDFGRQQRQREVIEQVIHEGSQLTSLANYQKILKALEKNVQTNLTMDQMIAIQHSYKSAANHIKQIEIPGDGGMYGDIWYYIVSDETRTTLSNELRQLLNIPKVNLMKESSNN